From a region of the Lactuca sativa cultivar Salinas chromosome 4, Lsat_Salinas_v11, whole genome shotgun sequence genome:
- the LOC111895820 gene encoding triosephosphate isomerase, cytosolic: protein MSPTEVVVSPPFVLLTSAKSELRPEIQVAAQNCWVKKGGAFTGEVSAEMLANLGVPWVILGHSERRALWNETNEFVGDKVAYALSQGLKVIACVGETLEQREAGTTMEVVAAQTKAIAGNYFKTKLASTVCQKSKILFYL from the exons ATGTCTCCTACAG AGGTGGTGGTGAGCCCTCCTTTTGTGTTGCTTACCTCTGCTAAAAGTGAATTGAGGCCTGAAATCCAAGTTGCAGCTCAAAATTGTTGGGTTAAGAAGGGTGGTGCATTCACCGGTGAGGTTAG TGCTGAGATGCTTGCCAATTTGGGTGTCCCTTGGGTCATCCTAGGTCACTCTGAAAGGAGAGCCCTATGGAATGAAACTAATGAG TTTGTTGGAGACAAGGTTGCATACGCACTATCTCAAGGTTTGAAGGTTATTGCTTGTGTTGGGGAGACTCTTGAGCAACGAGAAGCTGGAACCACCATGGAAGTTGTTGCTGCACAAACCAAAGCAATTGCTGgtaattattttaaaactaaACTTGCTTCTACTGTatgtcaaaaatcaaaaatcttgTTTTATCTTTGA